A DNA window from Setaria viridis chromosome 2, Setaria_viridis_v4.0, whole genome shotgun sequence contains the following coding sequences:
- the LOC117842500 gene encoding uncharacterized protein, with the protein MELFERARTVRLRSHHDKYLYADEDESHVIQDRNAASPNARWVVEPVPHSPGVLRLRSRYGRYLSASNEPFLLGVTGRKVLQTLPHRLDSSVEWVPVRDEAGRARGGARLRTRYGNFLRANAGLPPWRNSVTHDTPHRHAGWVVWDVEVVQAVLPRLDSSASVDDSPAPPSYKPPSCSSSLSPPPLPTSALRPPPPPPHHREENTAPFRAQPPPPPPGYIAPPAPGLYRLESTESFSVPLHKVEGRSIHYHVGDDDDGDVSPDEEPRHFTFNGTSLEELLERLKEESGLEDVIMCSRSPINGKLLPLHLQLPPNNAAVHIVLVRESSKGAISSSSSSIDVCII; encoded by the exons ATGGAGCTGTTCGAGCGCGCCCGGACGGTGCGGCTGCGGAGCCACCACGACAAGTACCTGTACGCGGACGAGGACGAGTCGCACGTGATCCAGGACCGGAACGCGGCGTCCCCGAACGCGCGGTGGGTGGTGGAGCCCGTCCCGCACTCCCCCGGCGTGCTCCGCCTCCGCAGCCGCTACGGCCGCTACCTCTCCGCCTCCAACGAGCCCTTCCTCCTCGGCGTCACCGGCCGCAAGGTGCTCCAGACGCTGCCCCACCGCCTCGACTCCTCCGTCGAGTGGGTCCCCGTCCGCGACgaggccggccgcgcccgcggcggcgcgcgccttCGCACGCGGTACGGCAACTTCCTCCGCGCCAACGCGGGCCTCCCGCCATGGCGGAACTCCGTCACCCACGACACCCCGCACCGGCACGCCGGCTGGGTCGTCTGGGACGTCGAGGTCGTCCAGGCCGTCCTCCCCAGACTCGACTCCTCTGCCTCCGTCGACGACtcaccagcgccgccgtcgtACAAACCTCCCTCCTGTTCGTCGTCCCTGTCTCCCCCTCCCTTGCCGACGTCggcgctgcggccgccgccaccgccgccgcaccaccgggAGGAGAACACGGCCCCGTTCAgagcgcagccgccgccgccgccgccgggctacatcgcgccgcccgcgcccggcctgTACCGGCTCGAG tcGACGGAGTCCTTCTCGGTGCCGCTGCACAAGGTGGAGGGGCGGTCGATCCACTACCacgtcggcgacgacgacgacggggacgTCAGCCCGGACGAGGAGCCGCGCCACTTCACGTTCAACGGGACGAGcttggaggagctgctggagagGCTCAAGGAAGAATCGGGGCTCGAGGACGTGATCATGTGCTCGCGCAGCCCCATCAACGGGAAGCTCCTGCCGCTCCACCTGCAGCTGCCGCCCAACAACGCCGCCGTGCACATCGTGCTCGTGCGGGAGTCGTCGAAAGGTGCGATctcttcatcatcgtcttcaATTGATGTTTGCATCATTTGA